The Methanosarcina barkeri str. Wiesmoor DNA segment GGCACAGAAACAGGTACGCTTTCGGCAATAAAGGATGCAGCCTATGGAAACTCCGGAAGGATCAGTGTTAGCATTGATATAAAGCATGGTAAAGTCCTGAAAAATGATCCTGAGCTTCCAGAGTCTCCTTTTGAAATAGTAAAACTGTTAAATAATTTACCCTTAAAAGACCTTATTTTCCTTGACCTTGATAGGGTTGGAACAGCCTCAGGCTTTGACCCAGAATTCCTTCGAAAACTGGTTGAATGTTCCAGGCATAGCGTGCTGCTTGCCGGAGGGGTCAAGGATATGGGGGACCTTTTTACTCTTGATAAGCTAGGAATAAAAGGAGCCCTGGTTGCAACTGCCGTTCACTCGGGACTGGTTCCCCCAGCCGTGATGAGTTCAGGGCTTAAATCGGATGATTTAATATAAAATCGAATAACAAAATAAAATCGAATAACAAAATAAAATCGAATAACAAAAACTAACTGTTACCTAGAAATCCTTTTATTTCAACCCTATATGTCTTGTATATAATCGAATATTTTAGTATTAAGGAAAAGTCGCAGATTCTGTTTAAAACCAGAAAATTATGAGGTTTACATATGGTAAAGAAGGATACATCTAAAGAGAATATTGAAGAGAACACTGAGGAGGCAAGCGGAGATGGATATGTGGAGATTAAGATGGGAGGAGGTTGGTACATGACGATCTCCCTAGCACACAGTGACCGCTTTGAGAAAGAGTATGTCGAACTTGCAAAGGAGCGGGGAGGCGTAAAAAGGTCCAGGTTCAACCTTAACCCCGCCCATGTCAGGATGTTGGGAGAAACCCTGATCAAATTTGCGGATGATAACGGCCTCTAACGGTCATTTTGGTTTTAATTTAGGTTCAATTCTTGAATCTGGTCAGTTCCTGCTCAGGAACTCCAGTATCTTTTTCACAACTTCCTTTTCTATGTATTCGGGAGAACGGGAAGCATCGATTACAACAAAACGTTCTGGATCATCTGCCGCAAGCTTGAGGAAAATCGCCCTGACTCCCTGTAAAAATTCTAATTTCTCGAACTTGCTTTGTTCTCCTCGTTTTCCACAG contains these protein-coding regions:
- a CDS encoding HisA/HisF-related TIM barrel protein, which codes for MFRVVFVMDIFNRNVVLAKGGIREKYRPVSDSSTVCSSSDPVDIVELLHPREVYIADLNVLQDKGYLETNVDVIREVSLKADTMLDFGISASQDVEKALSIAETAVIGTETGTLSAIKDAAYGNSGRISVSIDIKHGKVLKNDPELPESPFEIVKLLNNLPLKDLIFLDLDRVGTASGFDPEFLRKLVECSRHSVLLAGGVKDMGDLFTLDKLGIKGALVATAVHSGLVPPAVMSSGLKSDDLI